One Oncorhynchus kisutch isolate 150728-3 linkage group LG11, Okis_V2, whole genome shotgun sequence genomic region harbors:
- the map2k6 gene encoding dual specificity mitogen-activated protein kinase kinase 6 isoform X2, with the protein MRHMPSGLIMAVKRIRATVNTQEQKRLLMDLDISMRTVDCFYTVTFYGALFREGDVWICMELMDTSLDKFYKQVIDKGMTIPEDILGKMAVSVVKALEHLHSNLSVIHRDVKPSNVLINTQGQVKMCDFGISGYLVDSVAKTIDAGCKPYMAPERINPEINQKGYNVKSDIWSLGITMIELAILRFPYDSWGTPFQQLKQVVEEPSPQLPADQFSPEFVDFTSLCLKKNSKERPNYPELMQHPFFISHESKETDVACFVKVILGD; encoded by the exons ATGAGGCACATGCCCAGTGGCTTGATCATGGCAGTGAAG AGGATCCGTGCCACAGTGAACACCCAGGAACAGAAGAGACTGCTGATGGACCTGGACATCTCAATGAGGACAGTAGACTGCTTCTACACAGTCACCTTCTACGGCGCACTCTTCAGAGAG GGTGATGTGTGGATCTGTATGGAGCTGATGGACACTTCTCTGGATAAATTCTACAAGCAGGTGATAGATAAAGGCATGACCATCCCCGAGGACATACTGGGAAAGATGGCTGTCTCG GTAGTGAAGGCTTTGGAACATCTGCACAGTAACCTGTCAGTGATCCACCGAG atgTGAAGCCATCAAATGTATTGATCAACACACAGGGCCAGGTGAAGATGTGTGACTTTGGGATCAGTGGTTACCTGGTGGActcggtggccaagaccatagaCGCCGGCTGCAAGCCCTACATGGCG CCAGAGAGGATCAACCCAGAGATTAATCAGAAAGGCTACAACGTCAAGTCTGACATTTGGAGTTTAGGAATCACTATG ATTGAGCTGGCCATCTTGCGTTTTCCCTATGACTCGTGGGGCACCCCTTTCCAGCAGCTGAAGCAGGTGGTGGAGGAACCATCCCCCCAGCTTCCTGCTGACCAGTTCTCCCCTGAGTTTGTTGACTTCACCTCCCTGTG CTTAAAGAAAAATTCCAAAGAGCGGCCAAACTACCCAGAACTCATG CAACACCCTTTTTTCATCTCCCACGAATCCAAAGAGACTGACGTGGCTTGCTTTGTCAAGGTCATCCTCGGGGACTGA